One genomic window of Sulfurovum lithotrophicum includes the following:
- a CDS encoding DUF6843 domain-containing protein, which yields MSQIDPEYGISGFFYLTITGLPLSVFGWDIHPNGGVTSLLIVGTLGLLQWVFIILFVKVLKMNKFNKIILGSTLLLFVSFFSLFIYGTSPEKGIRYLLPEKYRGWVCITYNDENFPPLKEEEGFRIIKIPPSGIVKTSSPMGSHTKEGYYIPTYDEYYYYSDNGTRKAEEIELGGGYTSRREGKKEITSYFWISTKGNAKHDYEQYIKDVPNMDDNGIIEPGCGQWTKDERK from the coding sequence ATGTCTCAGATAGATCCTGAATATGGTATTAGCGGCTTTTTTTATTTGACGATCACAGGTTTACCCCTATCTGTTTTTGGTTGGGATATACATCCCAATGGTGGAGTCACAAGTCTTTTGATAGTTGGAACACTTGGGTTATTGCAATGGGTTTTCATTATATTGTTTGTGAAAGTCCTGAAAATGAATAAATTCAATAAAATTATATTGGGTTCAACCCTGTTGCTCTTTGTTTCATTTTTTTCTCTATTCATTTACGGAACTTCACCAGAAAAAGGAATTAGATATCTTCTTCCAGAAAAATACAGAGGTTGGGTATGTATTACTTACAATGATGAAAATTTCCCTCCACTAAAAGAAGAGGAAGGTTTTCGGATCATAAAAATACCCCCAAGCGGCATCGTAAAAACTTCTTCTCCAATGGGTTCACATACAAAAGAAGGATATTACATCCCTACATATGATGAATACTATTATTACTCTGACAATGGAACCAGAAAAGCAGAAGAGATAGAACTTGGAGGAGGATATACTTCTCGAAGGGAAGGTAAAAAAGAGATCACTTCTTATTTTTGGATCAGCACAAAAGGTAATGCCAAACATGATTATGAGCAGTATATTAAAGATGTACCGAATATGGATGATAATGGAATTATTGAGCCTGGGTGCGGCCAATGGACAAAAGATGAGAGGAAGTAA
- a CDS encoding uracil-DNA glycosylase, which yields MKNLHNALLLKQLYQLKQLGYRYTDITPYQEEKLDLTLPDTLDSLQKQAMNCHLCELSKSRKKVVFGEGNPHANILIIGEGPGATEDSTGKPFVGRSGELLSKMLENVLGVTRQEVYITNIVKCRPPNNRAPTPTEAHTCQPYLLKQIELIKPKLILTLGATAYHYLTGDDTGITKVRGSIHKHGNATLIPTYHPSYLLRNPSAKKEVFEDLLKVKELMKSF from the coding sequence ATGAAAAATCTACACAATGCCCTTCTTTTAAAACAACTTTACCAGCTTAAGCAGTTGGGATACAGGTATACCGATATCACGCCCTATCAGGAAGAGAAGCTCGACCTTACCCTGCCTGACACACTGGACTCGCTGCAGAAACAGGCAATGAACTGCCACCTCTGTGAGCTGAGCAAAAGCCGAAAAAAGGTTGTTTTTGGAGAGGGAAATCCCCATGCAAATATACTCATCATTGGAGAAGGTCCCGGAGCAACAGAAGACAGTACGGGAAAACCCTTTGTAGGACGTTCCGGGGAACTGCTCTCAAAAATGCTTGAGAATGTACTTGGGGTCACAAGACAAGAGGTCTACATTACCAACATCGTCAAGTGCCGTCCACCCAACAACAGAGCCCCTACTCCTACAGAGGCACACACCTGCCAACCCTACCTGCTCAAGCAGATAGAACTCATCAAACCCAAACTCATCCTCACGCTCGGGGCGACCGCCTACCACTATCTGACCGGAGACGATACCGGCATCACCAAGGTCAGAGGCAGTATCCACAAACATGGAAACGCCACGCTCATACCCACCTACCATCCAAGTTATCTGCTGAGAAATCCCAGTGCCAAAAAAGAGGTATTTGAAGATCTCTTGAAAGTAAAAGAGTTGATGAAGAGCTTTTAA
- a CDS encoding Nramp family divalent metal transporter, with amino-acid sequence MQLRLKEKIRFDIAKNRERIKQLGPGLITGGAGDDPAGIVTYTVVGATTGFSQLWLLLLSTPMMIAIQNLVARIAIVTGKSLPEITTAYYSKKLTVLMIMILALANILTIGADLNAIAAIFHTLTGYRTVYFLIPITALIAYLITFGQYKKIKSIFIGMTAVLVVYIIAAVLSKPPVLLLLKNTLVPHIEMNSAWIIAALGMLGTTISPYLMFWQAAEEKEEKKSIVQADEVGFDTITGMVYSNLLAYAMIITGAVMLYGTHSNIEDVMTLTEALRPAAGDYAFALFALGIVVAGFLAIPVLAGSTAYAVADTFGWREGMDYKVSDAKGFYIVFIGALIIGDMIDMYPGITVVDALYYSQVLNGMLIPVLIAFALAIGNNKTIMGEYVATRFQNVFSLFAMLVTLGLTVVMVWQWIG; translated from the coding sequence ATGCAGTTAAGACTTAAAGAAAAGATACGTTTTGACATTGCCAAAAACCGTGAACGCATAAAGCAGCTCGGGCCGGGTCTCATTACCGGCGGGGCAGGGGACGATCCGGCCGGAATCGTTACCTACACGGTCGTCGGAGCTACGACCGGTTTTTCCCAGTTATGGCTTCTGCTGCTTTCAACACCGATGATGATCGCTATCCAGAACCTGGTGGCGCGCATTGCGATCGTGACAGGGAAAAGCCTGCCGGAGATCACAACAGCATACTATTCAAAAAAACTGACCGTTCTGATGATCATGATACTGGCTCTGGCCAACATCCTGACCATCGGTGCAGACCTTAATGCAATCGCGGCTATTTTCCATACACTCACCGGTTATCGTACCGTGTATTTTCTCATCCCTATTACTGCACTCATCGCCTACTTGATCACCTTTGGTCAATATAAAAAGATAAAATCGATCTTCATTGGCATGACAGCAGTCCTTGTCGTCTATATCATTGCAGCTGTTCTTTCTAAACCGCCGGTACTGCTGCTGCTGAAAAATACACTGGTGCCGCATATAGAGATGAACAGTGCGTGGATCATTGCAGCGCTCGGAATGCTGGGAACGACCATTTCTCCCTACCTGATGTTCTGGCAGGCGGCGGAAGAAAAAGAAGAGAAAAAAAGTATCGTTCAGGCAGATGAAGTCGGTTTCGACACTATCACCGGTATGGTCTACTCGAACCTGCTCGCTTATGCCATGATTATCACCGGGGCAGTGATGCTCTATGGTACCCACAGCAATATAGAAGATGTTATGACACTGACGGAAGCCCTGCGTCCTGCCGCAGGGGATTATGCTTTTGCCCTGTTCGCACTGGGTATTGTTGTTGCCGGTTTTCTGGCGATTCCTGTACTGGCAGGATCGACCGCCTATGCCGTAGCCGATACTTTTGGCTGGCGGGAGGGTATGGATTACAAAGTCAGTGATGCGAAAGGGTTCTATATCGTATTTATCGGTGCGCTGATCATTGGAGATATGATCGATATGTATCCGGGTATTACCGTCGTCGATGCACTGTACTATTCCCAAGTGCTCAACGGAATGCTCATTCCCGTTCTCATAGCTTTCGCCCTGGCGATCGGAAATAACAAAACGATCATGGGTGAGTATGTCGCCACACGGTTTCAAAACGTTTTTTCCCTGTTTGCCATGCTTGTTACACTCGGGCTTACCGTCGTGATGGTCTGGCAATGGATAGGGTAG
- a CDS encoding MBL fold metallo-hydrolase RNA specificity domain-containing protein, producing the protein MATVVSYGAAEVVTGSCHLLELDSGTRILVDCGMFQGREEHRNYGLFDFDAKSVDYLLVTHAHLDHVGRIPKLVKEGFSGTIVATDATFALAEVVLLDSAKIMKEDYHTHYKKAQRRGNEGKVLLPLYEEKDVQAALALPHIMPEYDKPFELCKDVTVTYRNAGHILGSAYIEIRYKEGNEERHIVFSGDIGNDNDMVIPNLVPCKSADFLYVESTYGDRNHKGALESEEEFRSVITKTLENWGNVIIPSFAIERTQELLCILKEMHDKKELPECKIFLDSPMATRATAVYKEFAEELLSTECQTIKKRDGTVFDFDGLNYTLTVDESKAINDVDERAIIIAGSGMCNGGRILHHFKNRLWNPKNAVIFVGYQAVGTLGRRIVDGAKWIKIYHEDIRIKASMYTINGFSAHADQNGIIKWVKDIEDLQRIFLIHGEEEKQEVLRKVMGEKLHEKAHIVAPEEVIYLS; encoded by the coding sequence ATGGCAACAGTAGTATCATACGGAGCAGCGGAAGTCGTGACCGGGTCATGTCACCTGCTTGAACTTGACAGCGGAACACGTATTCTTGTAGATTGCGGGATGTTCCAGGGGCGCGAGGAGCATCGCAATTACGGTCTGTTTGATTTTGATGCGAAGAGTGTTGATTATCTGCTGGTAACCCATGCACACCTCGATCATGTGGGGAGGATACCCAAGCTGGTCAAGGAAGGCTTTAGCGGGACCATTGTTGCTACAGATGCTACGTTTGCCCTGGCAGAAGTCGTGTTGCTTGATAGTGCAAAGATCATGAAAGAGGATTATCATACCCACTATAAGAAAGCACAGAGAAGAGGAAACGAAGGAAAAGTACTTTTACCGCTTTATGAAGAGAAAGATGTTCAGGCTGCATTGGCACTGCCGCATATCATGCCGGAGTATGACAAACCCTTTGAACTTTGTAAAGATGTCACGGTTACTTACCGTAATGCCGGGCATATTCTCGGGTCTGCCTATATAGAGATACGTTACAAAGAAGGGAACGAAGAACGCCATATCGTTTTTTCCGGAGATATCGGAAATGACAATGATATGGTCATCCCCAATCTCGTTCCGTGTAAATCAGCGGATTTCCTTTATGTGGAATCCACCTATGGTGACCGTAACCACAAGGGTGCGCTGGAGAGTGAAGAGGAGTTCCGTTCCGTCATTACCAAAACACTCGAGAACTGGGGAAATGTCATTATCCCTTCTTTTGCCATAGAACGGACACAGGAGCTTCTCTGTATTCTCAAAGAGATGCATGATAAAAAAGAACTGCCTGAATGCAAGATCTTTCTGGACAGTCCCATGGCAACCCGGGCGACCGCTGTCTATAAAGAGTTTGCAGAAGAACTCCTGAGTACCGAATGCCAGACGATCAAGAAGCGTGACGGTACGGTATTTGATTTCGACGGATTGAACTATACGCTTACCGTGGATGAATCCAAAGCGATCAATGATGTTGACGAACGGGCGATCATCATCGCAGGAAGCGGTATGTGTAACGGGGGCAGAATACTGCATCATTTCAAGAACCGTTTGTGGAACCCTAAAAATGCAGTGATTTTTGTCGGCTACCAGGCAGTAGGGACATTGGGACGACGTATCGTGGACGGCGCCAAATGGATCAAGATCTATCATGAAGATATCCGTATCAAGGCAAGTATGTATACGATCAACGGTTTTTCCGCACATGCCGACCAGAACGGCATCATCAAGTGGGTAAAAGATATCGAAGATCTGCAGCGTATTTTCCTCATTCACGGAGAAGAAGAAAAACAGGAAGTTCTTAGAAAAGTCATGGGTGAAAAGTTGCATGAAAAAGCACATATTGTTGCACCGGAAGAGGTGATATACCTCTCCTGA
- a CDS encoding DUF6471 domain-containing protein, with the protein MLGGPFLSILCKFSIKQNILSYINSIVTKVSRGTFSFAFFLECMYALDTDLRELDF; encoded by the coding sequence GTGTTGGGAGGCCCTTTTTTATCCATATTATGCAAATTCTCCATAAAACAAAATATTCTAAGCTATATTAACTCAATAGTTACAAAAGTAAGTAGAGGAACTTTCAGTTTTGCATTCTTTTTGGAATGTATGTATGCCCTTGATACTGATCTAAGAGAATTGGATTTTTAA